In Dermacentor variabilis isolate Ectoservices unplaced genomic scaffold, ASM5094787v1 scaffold_15, whole genome shotgun sequence, a single genomic region encodes these proteins:
- the LOC142567931 gene encoding uncharacterized protein LOC142567931, which produces MQGRRSSRALRVVRLQESPSEDVVSMRDGRGQSRVLRVIPHNRRPSSRQLIRVIEDSPSESPGHAVHMVQKKASKHASQVLACGSGSSAERSSSSETELPTVRIYRQQSEPAPQVSVITDGEVSTSEEENRVYLVKRAESDTDTQIRITGEEKQSATQAVIVRQDSPPPVKLKVFKDAGSPQQTFHVHQKEPPPPPRLRIIKEPPDPPKTFHVHQKEPPEPAQLHLIREPAEPPQTFHVHQKEPSAPPQLHLIKEPPGPPQTFHIHQKEPPNPPQLHLIREPAGPAQTFHIHQKEPAPPPQIHVIKQPCAPSMPVHIIQREPAPPPEIHIIRQPAPPPQTFHVIQKEPAPPPQLHIVKQAAPVPPPVHVVQKEPAPPPQLHLVKEPPPPAQTFHVRQKEPAPPAQLHVIKEPAGPPQTFHVHQKEPAPPPELHLIKEPAGPPQTFHVHQQEPTPPPELHVIKEPAPPPQTVHVHQQEPAPPPTVQVIKEPAPPPQTIHVHEKAPAPPPEVHVIKEPDSTQQTIHVHEQEAPPTEVHVIKEAAPATQTIHVRQMESAAAPQVRSVKSLRFPIQTVRGHQDEGWDSPQTIHVRQQERRNSVRTIELQQLEEQQSPAHVRVLTPQSPKQLVRLRRLQSSSSSSSVCELDAGGATTRVFSFPRRPSMRAAEVRLVRANDDNDAVVYLRNRGEQQSSATDVRVLTAAGGGGGDDEDEDEGQVQTIRLIRARPSSRSIRVIDARPQSPTGMSRTGRSRSTPRVRRY; this is translated from the exons ATGCAGGGTCGCCGATCGTCGCGTGCACTGCGCGTCGTGCGGCTGCAAGAATCTCCGTCCGAGGACGTTGTTTCAATGAGAGATGGTCGGGGACAATCGCGGGTGCTGCGCGTCATCCCTCACAACCGAAGGCCTTCGTCTCGGCAACTTATACGCGTCATCGAAGATTCGCCGTCAGAGTCCCCCGGGCACGCCGTCCACATGGTGCAGAAGAAGGCTTCGAAGCACGCCTCGCAGGTGCTTGCCTGTGGCTCCGGCAGTAGCGCGGAGCGGTCGTCGTCCTCCGAGACAGAGCTGCCGACCGTCCGCATCTACCGACAGCAGTCCGAGCCTGCACCCCAAGTTAGTGTGATCACCGACGGAGAAGTTTCCACAAGTGAGGAAGAAAACCGCGTGTACCTGGTCAAGAGAGCCGAGTCCGACACTGACACACAGATAAGAATCACCGGAGAAGAGAAGCAGTCGGCTACTCAGGCCGTCATCGTGCGCCAAGATTCACCGCCACCAGTGAAGCTGAAGGTATTCAAGGACGCCGGCTCTCCACAACAGACCTTCCACGTGCACCAAAAAGAACCCCCGCCTCCGCCCAGACTGCGAATCATCAAGGAGCCTCCCGATCCCCCTAAGACTTTCCATGTTCATCAGAAAGAACCTCCAGAGCCAGCTCAGCTGCACCTTATCCGGGAACCTGCAGAACCTCCGCAAACCTTCCACGTTCACCAAAAGGAGCCTTCGGCGCCTCCGCAACTGCACCTTATAAAAGAACCACCGGGACCACCTCAGACGTTCCATATCCACCAAAAGGAACCGCCCAACCCTCCGCAGCTCCACCTGATTCGTGAACCTGCGGGGCCAGCACAGACGTTTCATATTCACCAGAAGGAACCTGCACCACCGCCACAAATCCACGTCATCAAACAGCCGTGTGCTCCGTCGATGCCGGTGCACATAATACAGAGGGAGCCAGCGCCACCCCCCGAGATCCACATCATCAGGCAACCTGCACCGCCGCCCCAGACGTTCCACGTAATTCAGAAGGAGCCAGCCCCTCCTCCGCAACTGCACATCGTCAAGCAGGCCGCGCCGGTGCCGCCCCCTGTACACGTCGTGCAAAAGGAACCCGCACCACCGCCGCAGTTGCACCTCGTCAAGGAACCACCTCCGCCAGCGCAAACATTCCACGTGCGTCAGAAAGAACCGGCTCCGCCCGCTCAGctgcacgtcatcaaggagcCCGCAGGACCTCCTCAGACCTTCCACGTGCACCAAAAAGAGCCCGCGCCTCCTCCTGAGCTGCACCTCATCAAGGAACCCGCTGGGCCCCCTCAGACGTTTCACGTACACCAACAAGAACCGACGCCGCCTCCCGAGCTGCATGTCATCAAGGAACCTGCGCCTCCACCGCAAACAGTCCATGTGCATCAGCAGGAGCCCGCACCTCCTCCCACTGTTCAGGTTATCAAGGAACCAGCCCCGCCACCTCAGACCATCCACGTGCACGAGAAGGCACCAGCACCACCTCCTGAGGTGCACGTCATCAAGGAACCAGATTCAACCCAACAGACAATTCACGTACACGAGCAAGAAGCTCCGCCCACCGAAGTGCACGTCATCAAGGAAGCGGCTCCAGCAACTCAAACAATTCACGTGCGCCAGATGGAGTCGGCAGCTGCACCGCAAGTGCGCTCGGTGAAGTCGCTGCGATTCCCCATCCAAACTGTCCGCGGGCACCAGGACGAGGGGTGGGACTCCCCGCAGACCATTCACGTGCGCCAGCAGGAAAGGCGGAACTCTGTACGCACCATTGAGTTGCAGCAGCTGGAGGAACAGCAGTCCCCGGCCCATGTGCGCGTCCTCACGCCGCAGTCGCCGAAACAGTTGGTGCGCCTTCGTCGCCTccagtcgtcgtcgtcatcgagCTCCGTCTGTGAGCTAGACGCCGGGGGGGCGACCACCAGAGTTTTCAGCTTCCCACGGCGACCCAGCATGCGAGCCGCCGAG GTACGGCTCGTCAGAGCGAACGACGACAACGACGCGGTGGTGTACCTGCGGAATCGCGGCGAGCAGCAGTCGTCGGCCACAGATGTGCGCGTGCTGACCgccgctggcggcggcggtggcgacgACGAGGACGAGGACGAGGGACAGGTGCAGACTATACGGCTCATCAGGGCGCGCCCTTCCAGCCGCAGCATACGGGTCATCGACGCCCGCCCGCAGAGTCCCACCGGGATGTCCCGCACAGGCCGGTCCCGGTCCACGCCACGCGTTAGGAGGTATTAG